Proteins from a genomic interval of Benincasa hispida cultivar B227 chromosome 7, ASM972705v1, whole genome shotgun sequence:
- the LOC120082157 gene encoding methyltransferase-like protein 7A: MILHAASPCSAIFPTSHASQQAKPRSTSSNCAHQRSPEPPPFPPLFCHNHSYQCGRRRFIEAAAATSLFPLCPSMASSNSSSDYAAILNRVHPPKPDWYEDFYASVLANGMKSYEAEIADYKSQMFANLRGKAQKVMEIGIGAGPNLKYYAGNEGMEVYGVDPNQKMEKYAREAAQNAGLPPENFEFKQAAGEAIPLPDASVDAVVGTLVLCSVTNVDMTLKEVKRVLRPGGLYIFVEHVAAKEGTGLRFIQDLLDPLQQIVSDGCHLTRRTGQNILEAGFSNVDLNMASFSNAAFINPQIYGVAYR; this comes from the exons ATGATCCTTCATGCTGCTTCTCCATGTTCAGCCATTTTCCCCACAAGCCATGCTTCTCAACAAGCCAAACCTAGATCAACATCCTCCAACTGCGCGCACCAACGCAGTCCGGAACCGCCACCGTTCCCACCATTGTTTTGCCACAACCATTCTTACCAATGCGGAAGGAGGCGTTTCATTGAAGCAGCAGCAGCCACATCTCTGTTTCCTCTATGTCCTTCAATGGCCTCTTCTAATTCATCCTCTGATTATGCT GCTATTTTGAACAGGGTTCATCCTCCTAAGCCAGATTGGTACGAGGATTTTTATGCGTCAGTTCTGGCTAATGGCATGAAATCGTATGAAGCGGAG ATTGCAGATTACAAGTCCCAGATGTTTGCCAATTTAAGAGGGAAGGCCCAGAAAGTCATGGAGATTGGAATTGGTGCAGGTCCTAACCTTAAGTATTACGCTGGGAATGAAGGTATGGAGGTTTATGGTGTGGATCCAAatcaaaaaatggaaaaatatgcTCGGGAAGCAGCGCAGAATGCTGGTTTGCCACCTGAGAATTTTGAGTTTAAACAAGCA GCTGGTGAGGCTATACCATTACCTGATGCTTCTGTTGATGCTGTCGTTGGAACACTTGTCTTGTGTTCTGTGACGAATGTTGACATGACTCTAAAGG AGGTGAAGAGGGTTCTTAGACCTGGTGGACTATACATATTTGTCGAACATGTTGCTGCAAAAG AAGGAACCGGGCTTCGGTTTATACAGGATCTGCTTGATCCTCTACAGCAGATCGTTTCTGATGGATGTCACCTTACACGCAGGACAGGGCAGAATATATTAGAAGCAGGGTTTTCAAATGTTGATCTAAACATGGCTTCCTTCTCTAATGCCGCCTTCATAAATCCTCAAATATATGGAGTTGCTTATAGATGA